A window of Holophagales bacterium contains these coding sequences:
- a CDS encoding alpha-ketoacid dehydrogenase subunit beta has translation MRTITPYDAIGEALAEEMRRDTAVLAFGEGIATKRHDLVAEFGAARVRNTPLAEGIIAGTAAGAAATGLRPVVDLLFAPFLTFSMEEIVNSAGKLRFLSGGQFAFPMVAMAMTGAGWGVGAQHNHNVEAWFVHSPGLKVVMPSTAADFKGLMKASIRDDNPVLFFLDVALLHTPGEVPEGDHVVPLGKAAIRRAGTDVTLVSYAKTVHGCSAAAETLAAEGISAEVLDLRSLRPWDEEAVLASVRKTGRLVVVHEASRTCGVGAEIAATVAEKAFDSLRAPIVRLAGPDAPAAASWVLEQAFVPQADAIAVAARNAVARTLALATA, from the coding sequence ATGAGAACGATCACGCCCTACGACGCCATCGGAGAAGCCCTCGCCGAAGAGATGCGCCGCGATACCGCCGTCCTCGCCTTCGGGGAAGGGATCGCCACGAAGCGCCACGACCTCGTCGCGGAGTTCGGCGCCGCGCGCGTCCGCAACACCCCGCTCGCCGAGGGGATCATCGCGGGCACCGCCGCCGGAGCCGCCGCCACGGGCCTGCGCCCGGTCGTCGACCTTCTCTTCGCCCCGTTCCTGACGTTCTCGATGGAGGAGATCGTCAACAGCGCCGGCAAGCTCCGCTTCCTCTCCGGAGGCCAGTTCGCCTTCCCCATGGTCGCCATGGCGATGACCGGCGCCGGCTGGGGCGTCGGCGCGCAGCACAACCACAACGTCGAGGCCTGGTTCGTCCACAGCCCCGGCCTCAAGGTCGTCATGCCGTCCACGGCCGCCGACTTCAAGGGCCTGATGAAGGCGTCGATCCGTGACGACAACCCGGTCCTCTTCTTTCTCGACGTCGCGCTCCTCCACACCCCGGGCGAGGTTCCCGAGGGCGACCACGTCGTGCCCCTCGGGAAGGCCGCGATCCGGCGTGCCGGGACCGATGTGACCCTGGTCTCCTACGCCAAGACCGTGCACGGCTGCTCCGCAGCCGCCGAGACGCTCGCCGCCGAGGGCATCTCCGCCGAAGTCCTCGACCTGCGCTCCCTCAGGCCGTGGGACGAAGAGGCGGTCCTCGCCTCCGTGAGGAAGACGGGCCGGCTCGTGGTCGTCCACGAGGCGAGCCGAACGTGTGGCGTGGGCGCCGAGATCGCGGCCACCGTCGCGGAGAAGGCGTTCGACTCCCTCCGCGCGCCCATCGTTCGCCTCGCCGGGCCCGACGCGCCTGCCGCGGCGAGCTGGGTCCTGGAGCAGGCGTTCGTCCCGCAGGCCGACGCGATCGCCGTTGCCGCCCGAAACGCCGTGGCGCGAACGCTCGCCCTCGCAACGGCCTGA